In Neoarius graeffei isolate fNeoGra1 chromosome 17, fNeoGra1.pri, whole genome shotgun sequence, a single window of DNA contains:
- the zgc:113149 gene encoding nuclear apoptosis-inducing factor 1 gives MSGDPFSSTGSAVVSAHFKKRKSRFTFSEVQLLLTEVKRNRHILVGKFNQGVSSDVKKRTWAALTARINEISECHREVIEIVKKWSDLKCDTKRKVVAMKASGFSAAHITDDLSPIERMVHQILQPGPGEKLRPSGSIADEDEDSQGASGMPLHIFGTPNGRLPIKPRGMPHHSGMSSKGDTDLQLDMSYNYDSAVPLTDLEYEPSGTEDQGLQVSETEYQCDQNKILPDPPTADRDQIKIETQLKASSNSTARAGISSRAAVCRLASQGAGSLQEHLAKSASLSLQEQQTTTLLIGTLSRSLESVAESVQRLVQTQQEFARDTLRLQRDTLHVLRDFSSSTLALLQDKSNGHP, from the exons ATGTCTGGAGATCCTTTTTCATCTACTGGATCAGCAGTTGTATCAGCACACTTCAAGAAAAGGAAGTCACGTTTCACGTTTTCTGAAGTTCAGCTTCTGCTGACTGAGGTGAAGAGAAATCGCCACATACTGGTTG GTAAATTCAACCAGGGTGTCTCCAGTGATGTTAAGAAGCGAACATGGGCTGCTCTCACAGCTCGAATCAATGAGATCAGCGAGTGTCACAGAGAGGTCATTGAGATTGTAAAGAAGTGGTCTGATCTCAAGTGTGACACCAAGCGCAAGGTGGTAGCCATGAAAGCTTCTGGTTTTTCTGCTGCCCATATAACTGATGACCTTTCTCCTATCGAGAGAATGGTGCACCAGATCCTCCAGCCTGGACCTGGGGAGAAGTTGCGACCATCAGGCAGCATTGCAGATGAAGATGAGGATAGCCAAGGTGCTTCTGGGATGCCACTACACATCTTTGGTACACCAAATGGCAGGCTGCCCATCAAGCCACGGGGTATGCCACACCACTCTGGGATGAGCAGCAAAGGAGATACAGATTTGCAACTGGATATGTCTTACAATT ATGATTCAGCAGTGCCTCTTACTGACCTCGAGTATGAACCATCAGGCACAGAAG ATCAGGGCCTACAAGTCAGTGAAACTGAATACCAGTGTGATCAAAACAAAATTCTCCCTGACCCACCCACTGCTGACAGAGACCAGATCAAAATCGAAACCCAGCTTAAGGCATCAAGCAATAGTACAGCTCGTGCAGGAATCTCTTCCCGTGCAGCTGTTTGTCGTCTAGCATCACAAGGTGCAGGCAGTTTACAGGAGCACCTCGCCAAGAGCGCCTCCCTCAGCCTGCAGGAGCAGCAGACCACCACCCTGCTGATAGGGACACTGTCACGTTCACTGGAGTCGGTGGCTGAGTCGGTGCAGCGGCTGGTGCAGACACAGCAGGAGTTTGCACGGGACACACTGCGTCTGCAGAGAGATACACTACACGTGCTGCGTGACTTTTCCTCCAGTACACTGGCACTACTGCAGGACAAATCCAATGGCCATCCATAG
- the zgc:101731 gene encoding SNARE_SNAP25N and SNARE_SNAP23C domain-containing protein isoform X1 — protein sequence MAAECPHRSEVTELHRRVNQVTDESLEITRNMKLLLEESKDAGIRTLVMLDEQGEQLERIEEGLDQINQDMREAEKNLTDLGKCCGLCSCDKLKNFEASEAYKKVWGNNQDVVVSSQPSSRIVDEREKMTMSGGYIRRVTNDAREDEMEENLAQVGSILGNLRSMALDMGNEIGTQNVQIERIQSKAVTNVSRISEANQRANKLMAR from the exons ATGGCTGCTGAGTGCCCCCATAGATCTGAGGTAACGGAGCTCCACAGGAGAGTCAACCAGGTGACCGATGAG TCACTCGAGATCACCAGAAACATGAAGCTTCTGTTAGAGGAG AGCAAAGATGCAGGGATCAGGACATTGGTCATGCTAGATGAACAAGGCG AACAACTAGAACGGATCGAAGAGGGGCTGGACCAGATCAATCAGGATATGAGGGAAGCTGAGAAAAATCTCACAGACCTTGGCAAATGTTGTGGCCTGTGCTCATGTGATAA GCTGAAGAACTTTGAAGCGAGTGAGGCCTATAAGAAGGTGTGGGGTAATAATCAGGATGTAGTGGTATCTAGTCAGCCTTCATCGCGCATTGTGGATGAGCGAGAGAAAATGACAATGAGTGGTGGATACATCAGAAG GGTGACAAATGATGCTCGGGAGGATGAGATGGAGGAGAACCTGGCCCAAGTAGGCAGCATCCTTGGCAATTTGAGAAGCATGGCACTTGACATGGGCAATGAAATTGGTACTCAGAATGTACAGATTGAACGCATTCAGTCTAAG GCTGTGACCAACGTTTCTCGCATCAGTGAGGCCAATCAGAGGGCTAACAAGCTAATGGCAAGGTAA
- the zgc:101731 gene encoding SNARE_SNAP25N and SNARE_SNAP23C domain-containing protein isoform X2 yields MAAECPHRSEVTELHRRVNQVTDESLEITRNMKLLLEESKDAGIRTLVMLDEQGEQLERIEEGLDQINQDMREAEKNLTDLGKCCGLCSCDKLKNFEASEAYKKVWGNNQDVVVSSQPSSRIVDEREKMTMSGGYIRRVTNDAREDEMEENLAQVGSILGNLRSMALDMGNEIGTQNVQIERIQSK; encoded by the exons ATGGCTGCTGAGTGCCCCCATAGATCTGAGGTAACGGAGCTCCACAGGAGAGTCAACCAGGTGACCGATGAG TCACTCGAGATCACCAGAAACATGAAGCTTCTGTTAGAGGAG AGCAAAGATGCAGGGATCAGGACATTGGTCATGCTAGATGAACAAGGCG AACAACTAGAACGGATCGAAGAGGGGCTGGACCAGATCAATCAGGATATGAGGGAAGCTGAGAAAAATCTCACAGACCTTGGCAAATGTTGTGGCCTGTGCTCATGTGATAA GCTGAAGAACTTTGAAGCGAGTGAGGCCTATAAGAAGGTGTGGGGTAATAATCAGGATGTAGTGGTATCTAGTCAGCCTTCATCGCGCATTGTGGATGAGCGAGAGAAAATGACAATGAGTGGTGGATACATCAGAAG GGTGACAAATGATGCTCGGGAGGATGAGATGGAGGAGAACCTGGCCCAAGTAGGCAGCATCCTTGGCAATTTGAGAAGCATGGCACTTGACATGGGCAATGAAATTGGTACTCAGAATGTACAGATTGAACGCATTCAGTCTAAG TGA